In Stenotrophomonas sp. 169, one DNA window encodes the following:
- the glgB gene encoding 1,4-alpha-glucan branching protein GlgB, with translation MMALDATLHPANPQPDEPNEPAAHLPAELTALLRGEPADPFAWLGVHGDGRGGHVLRVLLPGARAVHARIAGQANEVRLSAVQGDGLFQAEVPNAGLALLRIQWPDGEQIVHDPYGFWPLLSDAALRGVAAGDGEAMRALGALPQQVDAIDGVRFAVWAPNARRVAVVGEFNSWDGRRHPMRLRHEAGVWEIFIPGVQVGARYKFRITGADGHVLADKADPMARWAELPPATASRVAPMEPHGWNDDAWMQQRSRNEHRPLSIYEVHAASWQHDTDGGSYDWNALGDRLIPHVHDLGFTHIELLPVSEHPFGGSWGYQPLGIYAPTARHGSPADFARFVDRCHQAGIGVIVDWVSAHFPTDAHGLERFDGTALYEHADPREGFHQDWHTLIYNYGRNEVAGYLLGSALEWIERFHIDGLRVDAVASMLYRDYSRNEGEWVANEYGGRENLQAKAFLQRMNATLLERHPQVMVIAEESTAWPGVTAPVAQDGLGFSHKWNMGWMHDSLNYMQHDPIHRCHHHSEMTFGLVYAFSERYVLPLSHDEVVHGKGSLLLRMPGDEWQRFANLRAYYALMWAHPGSKLLFMGGEFGQSHEWNHDASLDWEQAGRPLNQGVARLVGDLNRVLQAQAALHRDEQDERGFAWSVGDDHRNSVLAFIRHDPHGLAPPLLVVSNMTPVPRHGYRVGVPQGGRWREILNSDSMFYGGSNLGNSGVLQSQARPMHGQPHSLQLTLPPLSTLYLQVDA, from the coding sequence ATGATGGCGCTGGACGCGACCCTGCATCCTGCCAACCCGCAGCCCGATGAACCGAACGAGCCCGCGGCGCACCTGCCGGCCGAGCTGACCGCGCTGCTGCGGGGCGAGCCGGCGGACCCGTTTGCCTGGCTCGGCGTGCATGGTGACGGGCGCGGCGGCCATGTACTGCGCGTGTTGCTGCCGGGCGCACGCGCGGTGCATGCGCGCATCGCCGGCCAGGCGAACGAGGTCCGCCTGTCCGCGGTGCAGGGCGACGGTTTGTTCCAGGCAGAGGTGCCCAACGCGGGATTGGCCCTGCTGCGCATCCAGTGGCCCGATGGCGAGCAGATCGTGCATGATCCGTATGGCTTCTGGCCGCTGCTCAGTGATGCCGCGCTGCGCGGTGTCGCGGCCGGTGACGGTGAGGCGATGCGCGCGCTCGGTGCGCTGCCGCAGCAGGTCGATGCCATCGATGGCGTGCGGTTCGCGGTGTGGGCCCCGAATGCGCGGCGTGTCGCCGTAGTGGGGGAATTCAACAGCTGGGACGGACGTCGCCATCCCATGCGCCTGCGCCATGAGGCCGGCGTCTGGGAGATATTCATCCCGGGGGTGCAGGTTGGCGCGCGCTACAAATTCCGCATCACCGGCGCGGACGGCCATGTGCTGGCGGACAAGGCGGACCCGATGGCGCGCTGGGCCGAGCTGCCACCCGCAACGGCTTCACGCGTCGCCCCGATGGAGCCGCACGGCTGGAACGACGATGCCTGGATGCAGCAGCGCAGCCGCAACGAACATCGCCCGTTGTCCATCTATGAAGTGCATGCAGCCTCCTGGCAGCACGACACCGACGGCGGTTCGTACGACTGGAACGCGCTGGGCGATCGCCTGATTCCGCACGTACACGATCTCGGCTTCACCCATATCGAGCTGTTGCCGGTCAGCGAGCATCCCTTCGGCGGTTCGTGGGGTTACCAGCCATTGGGCATCTATGCGCCGACCGCGCGCCATGGCAGCCCTGCCGACTTCGCCCGCTTCGTCGACCGCTGCCACCAGGCCGGGATCGGCGTGATCGTGGACTGGGTGAGTGCCCACTTCCCGACCGATGCGCACGGACTGGAACGCTTCGACGGCACGGCGCTGTACGAGCACGCTGACCCGCGCGAAGGCTTCCATCAGGACTGGCACACGCTGATCTACAACTACGGCCGCAATGAAGTAGCCGGCTACCTGCTGGGCAGTGCCTTGGAGTGGATCGAACGTTTCCACATCGATGGCCTGCGCGTGGATGCAGTGGCCTCGATGCTGTACCGCGATTACAGCCGCAACGAGGGCGAGTGGGTCGCCAACGAGTACGGCGGGCGCGAGAACCTGCAGGCGAAGGCCTTCCTGCAGCGGATGAATGCCACGCTGCTGGAGCGCCATCCGCAGGTGATGGTGATCGCCGAAGAATCCACTGCGTGGCCGGGCGTGACCGCGCCGGTAGCGCAGGACGGATTGGGCTTCAGCCACAAGTGGAACATGGGCTGGATGCACGATTCGCTGAACTACATGCAGCACGATCCGATCCACCGGTGCCATCACCACAGTGAAATGACCTTCGGCCTGGTCTATGCGTTTTCCGAGCGCTACGTGCTGCCGTTGTCGCATGATGAAGTGGTGCACGGCAAAGGCTCGTTGCTGCTGCGGATGCCAGGTGACGAATGGCAGCGCTTCGCCAACCTGCGTGCGTATTACGCGCTCATGTGGGCGCACCCGGGCAGCAAACTGCTGTTCATGGGCGGCGAGTTCGGCCAGAGCCACGAGTGGAACCACGACGCATCGCTGGACTGGGAACAGGCGGGCAGGCCGCTTAACCAGGGCGTCGCCCGTCTGGTCGGCGATCTCAACCGGGTACTGCAGGCGCAGGCCGCGCTGCACCGCGACGAGCAGGACGAGCGCGGCTTCGCGTGGAGTGTGGGGGATGATCACCGCAACAGCGTGCTGGCCTTCATCCGTCATGATCCACACGGTCTGGCGCCGCCTCTGCTGGTGGTCAGCAACATGACCCCGGTACCGCGCCACGGGTATCGGGTCGGCGTGCCGCAGGGCGGTCGCTGGCGCGAGATCCTCAACAGCGACAGCATGTTCTACGGCGGCAGCAATCTCGGCAACAGCGGGGTGCTGCAGTCGCAGGCCCGGCCGATGCACGGCCAACCCCACTCGCTGCAGTTGACACTGCCGCCCCTGTCAACGCTGTACCTGCAGGTCGACGCATGA
- the modB gene encoding molybdate ABC transporter permease subunit yields the protein MDLDWSALGLSLKVAGWATAINLFLGVGLGWLLARRRFFGRELLDTVLTLPMVLPPTVLGYYLLVLIGRNGPLGGWLQSTFGINLVFTWQAAVIAAAVAALPLVFKPARAAFEGVDGQLEQAARTLGASEAAVFFRITLPLAWRGILAGLLLAFARAMGEFGATIMIAGSIPGRTQTLSISIYEAVQAGQDGRANALVLLTSVVCIVVLLLAARLVGSRRQEMRDVA from the coding sequence ATCGACCTGGACTGGAGTGCGCTGGGCCTGTCGCTGAAGGTTGCAGGCTGGGCGACCGCGATCAACCTCTTCCTCGGCGTGGGCCTGGGGTGGCTGCTGGCGCGCCGCCGTTTCTTCGGCCGCGAACTGCTGGACACCGTGTTGACCCTGCCCATGGTGCTGCCACCGACCGTGCTCGGCTATTACCTGCTGGTGCTGATCGGCCGCAACGGGCCGCTGGGTGGCTGGCTGCAATCGACCTTCGGCATCAACCTCGTGTTCACCTGGCAGGCGGCGGTGATCGCCGCGGCCGTTGCCGCGCTGCCGCTGGTGTTCAAGCCAGCGCGGGCGGCCTTTGAGGGAGTCGACGGGCAGCTGGAGCAGGCCGCACGCACGCTCGGCGCAAGCGAGGCAGCCGTGTTCTTCCGGATCACCCTGCCACTGGCGTGGCGCGGCATCCTCGCCGGGCTGCTGCTGGCGTTCGCCCGTGCAATGGGGGAATTCGGCGCCACCATCATGATCGCCGGCAGCATTCCGGGTCGCACCCAGACCCTGTCCATTTCAATCTACGAAGCCGTGCAGGCCGGACAGGATGGCCGTGCGAACGCACTGGTGCTGTTGACGTCGGTGGTGTGCATTGTCGTGCTGCTGCTGGCAGCGCGGCTGGTGGGCAGCCGTCGGCAGGAGATGCGTGATGTGGCTTGA
- the treZ gene encoding malto-oligosyltrehalose trehalohydrolase encodes MSVAVAGRLGAWPIGDGCYQFRVWAPDAREVALVLDGELLQMHGEGDGCFSVDAAGSAGAPYRYRIDGDEQVPDPASRWQPHGVEGASALLPVDGHAWKSEWTGRAWHELVIYEVHLGCSGGIDGLRAQLPALAAMGITALELMPVAQFPGRRNWGYDGVFPYAPAEVYGHPDALKALVDDAHAQGMAVLLDVVYNHFGPQGNLLSRYASAFFRTDAPTPWGEAIDFRQPQVRRFFIDNALMWLQEYRFDGLRLDAVHTIVPNDFLADLQHRVRTHCGADRPIHLVLENERNQAHWLRAGFQAQWNDDYHNALHVMVTGECEGYYADYADRAAELLARSLAEGFGWQGERNHKGEMRGEPSADVSADHFVIFAQNHDQIGNRAFGDRLCTQVTPAIASAVQALTLLTPMVPLVFMGEPWHARQPFQFFTDFAPPLDEAVREGRRREFAGFAAFSSQSERDRIPDPNAIATFERSRVALPPADDALAAAHIDDFAALLALRRRYLQPALARARSLGARVLGPQAVQAGWQLPEGQWWVAFNAGPADVAHRLPDGQVLHAQGDAQAAQLAAGGGIRVHWVAS; translated from the coding sequence ATGAGCGTAGCGGTCGCGGGGCGCCTCGGCGCATGGCCGATCGGCGACGGGTGTTATCAGTTCCGCGTGTGGGCACCGGATGCACGCGAGGTCGCGCTCGTGCTCGACGGCGAGCTGCTGCAGATGCACGGGGAGGGGGACGGATGCTTCAGCGTGGACGCCGCCGGCAGCGCCGGTGCGCCATATCGGTACCGGATCGATGGCGACGAGCAGGTGCCCGATCCGGCGTCGCGCTGGCAGCCGCACGGAGTAGAGGGCGCCAGTGCGCTGCTGCCCGTCGACGGGCATGCGTGGAAAAGCGAGTGGACAGGTCGCGCGTGGCACGAACTGGTGATCTACGAAGTGCATCTCGGCTGCAGTGGGGGCATCGACGGACTGCGCGCCCAACTGCCTGCGCTGGCCGCGATGGGCATCACGGCGCTGGAGCTGATGCCCGTCGCGCAGTTCCCTGGACGCCGGAACTGGGGCTACGACGGGGTGTTCCCGTACGCTCCGGCCGAAGTCTACGGCCATCCCGATGCGCTCAAGGCGCTGGTCGATGACGCACACGCGCAGGGAATGGCCGTGCTGCTGGATGTGGTCTACAACCACTTCGGTCCGCAGGGCAATCTGCTGTCGCGCTACGCGTCCGCGTTTTTCCGCACCGATGCGCCCACGCCCTGGGGCGAAGCCATCGACTTCCGGCAACCGCAGGTGCGCCGTTTCTTCATCGACAATGCGTTGATGTGGCTGCAGGAGTATCGCTTCGATGGCCTGCGTCTGGATGCGGTGCACACCATCGTACCCAACGATTTCCTTGCCGATCTGCAGCACCGTGTGCGCACGCACTGCGGCGCGGACCGGCCGATCCACCTGGTGCTGGAGAACGAGCGCAACCAGGCGCACTGGCTGCGCGCGGGCTTCCAGGCGCAGTGGAACGACGATTACCACAACGCCCTGCATGTGATGGTGACCGGGGAATGCGAGGGGTATTACGCGGACTATGCGGATCGCGCGGCCGAGCTGCTTGCACGCTCGCTCGCCGAAGGGTTTGGCTGGCAGGGTGAGCGCAACCACAAAGGCGAGATGCGTGGCGAGCCGAGTGCGGATGTGTCGGCCGATCATTTCGTGATCTTCGCGCAGAACCACGACCAGATCGGCAACCGTGCGTTCGGTGATCGCCTGTGCACGCAGGTGACGCCGGCGATCGCCTCCGCTGTCCAGGCGCTGACCCTGCTGACCCCGATGGTGCCGCTGGTCTTCATGGGGGAGCCGTGGCACGCGCGGCAGCCGTTCCAGTTCTTCACCGACTTCGCGCCGCCGCTGGACGAGGCCGTGCGCGAGGGCAGGCGTCGAGAGTTCGCCGGGTTTGCGGCATTTTCTTCGCAGTCCGAGCGGGACCGCATACCGGATCCCAACGCGATCGCCACGTTTGAACGCTCGCGGGTCGCGCTGCCACCGGCGGACGATGCTCTGGCCGCTGCGCATATCGACGATTTCGCGGCGCTGCTGGCCCTGCGCAGGCGCTACCTGCAACCCGCGCTGGCGCGTGCGCGCTCGCTGGGCGCCAGGGTACTGGGCCCGCAGGCCGTCCAGGCCGGCTGGCAGCTGCCCGAAGGACAGTGGTG
- a CDS encoding ATP-binding cassette domain-containing protein gives MWLEADIQRHLQSAGQHFHLQVKVQASERQLVLFGPSGAGKSLTLKAIAGLLRPDAGRIVLDGQVVFDAAASICLPARERRLGYVFQDYALFPHLTVRQNVAFGLQRGWLNPRRSTRDADVAHWLRLLRIERLGDLYPAQVSGGQRQRIALARALVTRPRALLLDEPFAALDHDLRDHLRSELKSVLAQTGIPLLLISHDPQDVAMFGQQVVHLADGSVTAD, from the coding sequence ATGTGGCTTGAGGCGGACATCCAGCGCCACCTGCAGTCGGCCGGGCAGCATTTCCACCTGCAGGTGAAGGTGCAGGCCAGCGAGCGGCAGCTGGTGCTGTTCGGACCGTCCGGTGCGGGCAAGAGCCTGACGCTGAAGGCGATCGCCGGCCTGCTGCGGCCCGACGCCGGACGCATCGTGCTCGATGGGCAGGTGGTGTTCGATGCGGCCGCATCGATCTGCCTGCCGGCCCGCGAGCGCCGCCTGGGCTACGTGTTCCAGGACTATGCGCTGTTTCCCCATCTCACCGTGCGCCAGAACGTCGCCTTCGGGCTCCAGCGTGGCTGGTTGAACCCGCGCCGCAGTACCCGCGATGCCGACGTTGCGCATTGGTTGCGCCTGCTGCGGATAGAGCGGCTGGGCGATCTGTATCCGGCGCAGGTGTCCGGCGGGCAGCGGCAGCGGATCGCGCTGGCGCGTGCACTGGTCACCCGGCCACGCGCCTTGTTGCTGGACGAACCGTTCGCGGCCCTGGACCACGACCTGCGCGACCACCTGCGCAGTGAACTGAAGAGCGTGCTGGCGCAGACCGGCATTCCGCTCCTGCTGATCAGCCACGATCCCCAGGATGTTGCGATGTTCGGGCAGCAGGTCGTGCACCTGGCAGACGGCTCGGTCACCGCTGACTGA
- a CDS encoding YetF domain-containing protein gives MDDLWHLTMPWWEFILRAVAVYVVVLLMTRLSGKRSLGQSTAFDVLVIVLLGNAVQNSLIGEDSSLLGGLILAATLLSLNWLVGFATARSRGLDRLVEGAPVVLVRNGQVFWNQLKHSNLSPADLDVAMRAQGCRAHADIELAMLETSGKISITTYRDDA, from the coding sequence GTGGACGATCTGTGGCACCTGACGATGCCGTGGTGGGAGTTCATTCTGCGTGCCGTGGCGGTCTACGTGGTGGTGCTGCTGATGACCCGGTTGAGCGGCAAACGCTCGCTCGGCCAGTCGACCGCGTTCGATGTACTGGTGATCGTGCTGCTCGGCAACGCCGTGCAGAACTCGCTGATCGGCGAAGACAGCTCACTGCTGGGGGGATTGATCCTCGCGGCCACGTTGTTGTCACTGAACTGGCTGGTCGGCTTCGCGACCGCACGCAGCCGCGGGCTGGACCGGCTGGTCGAGGGCGCCCCCGTGGTGCTGGTACGCAACGGCCAGGTGTTCTGGAATCAGCTCAAGCACAGCAACCTGTCACCGGCCGACCTGGATGTGGCGATGCGCGCGCAGGGGTGTCGCGCGCATGCGGACATCGAACTGGCGATGTTGGAAACGTCGGGCAAGATCAGCATCACCACCTATCGTGACGACGCGTGA
- the glgA gene encoding glycogen synthase GlgA yields MSSIPPFKRPQSLSSARKASQRSRQRDLRGRFTPAMTVVECGEPVLFVVSEMADFIKAGGLGDVAASLPRALRGACDVRVLIPGYPEVLARLPTIEVVGSVAPRGHLPASRIGRALQSDGLPIYVLLNGPLFDRKGSPYVDEAGKEWKDNAIRFATLSHAAAEIAAGRTGMDWTPGLLHLNDWPTALAAAYVRWDATPVATLLTIHNLAYQGLFPYALAEAIGVPAEHLEEMHFFGHMSYLQAGIVNATRLNTVSLRYAEQITAPADGCGLDELLARRAAGGHLSGIVNGIDASWDPRSDRHLSAHFSVQACDGRAENAASVRRAFGLRDSDGPLFAVVSRLVHQKGLDITCDVAPQIVAAGGQLVVIGGGEPQVEDEVRALAQRFPGQVGAWIGFDEQLARQMFAGADFLLMPSRFEPCGLSQMYAQRFGCLPIAHATGGLVDTVDDGVTGFLFHEPTANVMRRCVERALRTFRMPALLQSMQRAAMLRPSGWDIAGRQYLDLYRQARQVAA; encoded by the coding sequence ATGAGCAGCATTCCCCCGTTCAAACGCCCGCAATCCCTCTCCAGCGCGCGCAAGGCGAGCCAGCGCTCGCGCCAGCGCGACCTGCGTGGACGCTTCACCCCGGCCATGACGGTCGTGGAATGCGGTGAGCCGGTCCTGTTCGTTGTCTCGGAGATGGCCGATTTCATCAAGGCCGGCGGCTTGGGCGACGTCGCCGCTTCGCTGCCGCGCGCGTTGCGGGGCGCGTGTGATGTGCGCGTCCTGATTCCGGGCTACCCGGAGGTCCTGGCACGGCTGCCGACGATCGAGGTGGTCGGCAGCGTGGCACCGCGTGGCCATCTGCCGGCCAGTCGTATTGGTCGGGCCCTGCAGTCCGATGGCCTGCCGATCTACGTGCTGCTGAACGGGCCGCTGTTCGATCGCAAAGGCTCGCCTTACGTGGATGAAGCCGGCAAGGAGTGGAAAGACAATGCGATCCGGTTCGCTACCCTGTCGCACGCTGCCGCGGAGATCGCGGCCGGCCGCACCGGCATGGACTGGACGCCGGGCCTGCTGCATCTCAACGATTGGCCGACGGCGCTTGCAGCGGCGTATGTGCGCTGGGACGCCACGCCGGTGGCAACCCTGCTGACCATCCACAACCTCGCTTACCAGGGACTGTTCCCGTATGCGCTGGCCGAGGCCATCGGCGTGCCCGCGGAACATCTGGAAGAAATGCATTTCTTCGGCCACATGTCCTACCTGCAGGCGGGCATCGTCAATGCCACGCGCCTGAACACCGTCAGCCTGCGCTACGCCGAGCAGATCACCGCGCCGGCCGATGGCTGCGGGCTGGACGAACTGCTGGCACGCCGCGCGGCAGGCGGGCACCTCAGTGGCATCGTCAACGGCATTGACGCCAGCTGGGATCCGCGCTCGGATCGGCACTTGTCCGCGCATTTCAGCGTGCAGGCCTGCGACGGCCGGGCGGAGAACGCGGCCAGCGTGCGTCGGGCCTTCGGCCTGCGTGACAGTGACGGTCCGCTGTTCGCGGTGGTCAGTCGCCTCGTGCACCAGAAGGGCCTGGACATCACCTGCGACGTCGCACCGCAGATCGTCGCGGCCGGTGGTCAGTTGGTCGTCATCGGCGGCGGCGAGCCGCAGGTCGAAGACGAAGTGCGCGCACTGGCCCAGCGTTTTCCCGGCCAGGTCGGCGCCTGGATCGGCTTCGATGAACAACTGGCGCGGCAGATGTTCGCGGGCGCGGACTTCCTGTTGATGCCTTCCCGCTTTGAACCCTGCGGCCTCAGCCAGATGTATGCCCAGCGCTTCGGCTGCCTGCCCATCGCCCACGCTACCGGCGGTCTGGTGGATACCGTCGATGACGGGGTGACCGGCTTCCTGTTCCACGAGCCGACGGCCAACGTGATGCGCCGCTGCGTCGAGCGCGCACTGCGTACGTTCCGCATGCCCGCCTTGCTGCAGTCCATGCAGCGCGCCGCGATGCTGCGGCCCAGCGGCTGGGACATTGCCGGGCGCCAGTACCTGGATCTGTACCGCCAGGCCCGGCAGGTGGCTGCATGA